In the Streptomyces sp. cg36 genome, one interval contains:
- a CDS encoding helix-turn-helix domain-containing protein, with protein sequence MSADSDSIVRLARPSGPDWTKTAANTLLGRTVRNLREAAKLTMKDVAKGIHVSTPTVHRLETAETTPVRRTVEAVIEFFQLGPQKRDELLMLLSRAQEPEWFQHRFSDCTPDYIHRLLGLESMAIHITTYDVRLVPGLLQTPDYTTHIVRTGLHLHEWDGPEVELRLAQRLERQERVFGQADPPGCIFLLDQSVLGRKAGTKRTMRDQMVHLRNMADLPHITIRFLLSGRMIAGNAAAMAGSMAQLQFGRGGLPDFVYAEGYEKADYFTRPPRQTGGPVKPPTRRQNDYERHLQLLLRIQGEGCASPAKSRQMLDKAIRRYS encoded by the coding sequence GTGTCTGCGGACTCGGATTCCATAGTCCGTCTGGCCCGGCCCTCCGGGCCAGACTGGACCAAGACGGCGGCGAACACCCTACTGGGACGCACCGTCAGGAATCTGCGCGAAGCCGCGAAACTCACGATGAAGGACGTCGCGAAGGGGATCCACGTGTCCACTCCGACGGTCCACCGGCTGGAGACCGCGGAGACCACTCCCGTACGGCGCACGGTCGAGGCGGTGATCGAGTTCTTCCAACTCGGCCCGCAGAAGCGGGACGAGCTGCTGATGCTCCTCTCGCGCGCCCAGGAACCCGAATGGTTTCAGCACCGGTTCTCCGACTGCACGCCGGACTACATCCACCGGCTCCTCGGCCTCGAATCGATGGCGATCCACATCACGACGTACGACGTCCGTCTGGTGCCGGGACTCCTCCAGACACCGGACTACACCACCCACATCGTCCGCACCGGTCTGCATCTGCACGAGTGGGACGGCCCCGAGGTGGAGCTGCGCCTGGCGCAGCGGCTCGAACGTCAGGAGCGGGTGTTCGGGCAGGCCGATCCCCCGGGGTGCATCTTCCTGCTGGACCAGTCCGTGCTCGGCCGCAAGGCCGGGACCAAGCGGACGATGCGCGACCAGATGGTCCACCTGCGGAACATGGCCGATCTGCCGCACATCACCATCCGGTTCCTCCTCTCGGGCCGGATGATCGCGGGCAACGCGGCGGCCATGGCCGGTTCCATGGCGCAGCTGCAGTTCGGCCGGGGCGGTCTGCCCGACTTCGTGTACGCCGAGGGGTACGAGAAGGCGGACTACTTCACGAGACCGCCGAGGCAGACCGGCGGCCCGGTCAAGCCTCCGACCCGGCGGCAGAACGACTACGAACGGCACCTGCAGCTGCTCCTGCGCATCCAGGGCGAGGGGTGCGCCTCCCCGGCGAAGAGCCGCCAGATGCTGGACAAGGCCATCAGGCGCTACTCGTAG
- a CDS encoding SAM-dependent methyltransferase — protein sequence MAEQKHVVDLSVPSAARMYDWLLGGSNNYEVDREACELLLEVAPTSREIALNNRWFLQRVVRVLAQEHGIRQFIDFGSGLPTQRNVHQIAQEVDPEAHVVYIDNDPVVLALGQSLLDENRNTAILSVDMTDTDRIFADRELNRLIDFSEPTAALFISVLHCLPDSAGPEALVRRVADRLVPGSFVVVCQLVSDDPKVRDGVTELMRVQTHGNWGRVREKSDVDAIFTGFLTQEPGLVDVTDWRPDSELQQSQRSIEWTEYGGLGKVPPRE from the coding sequence TTGGCGGAGCAGAAGCATGTGGTCGATCTCTCGGTGCCCAGCGCGGCGCGGATGTACGACTGGCTGCTGGGGGGCAGCAACAACTACGAAGTCGACCGGGAAGCCTGCGAGTTGCTTCTCGAAGTCGCGCCCACCTCGCGCGAAATCGCCCTGAACAACCGGTGGTTCCTGCAGCGGGTGGTCCGGGTGCTCGCCCAGGAGCACGGGATCAGGCAGTTCATCGACTTCGGCTCCGGTCTGCCGACGCAGCGCAATGTGCACCAGATCGCCCAGGAGGTCGACCCCGAGGCGCACGTCGTCTACATCGACAACGACCCCGTCGTCCTGGCGCTCGGCCAGTCGCTGCTCGACGAGAACCGCAACACCGCGATCCTGTCGGTCGACATGACGGACACCGACCGGATCTTCGCGGACCGGGAGTTGAACCGGCTCATCGACTTCTCCGAGCCCACGGCCGCCCTGTTCATCTCCGTGCTGCACTGCCTGCCCGACAGCGCCGGCCCCGAGGCACTGGTCCGGCGGGTCGCCGACAGACTCGTACCCGGCAGCTTCGTCGTGGTCTGCCAGCTCGTCAGCGACGATCCAAAGGTCCGCGACGGCGTCACCGAGCTGATGCGGGTGCAGACCCACGGCAACTGGGGGCGCGTCCGCGAGAAGTCGGACGTGGACGCGATCTTCACCGGCTTCCTCACGCAGGAGCCGGGTCTCGTCGATGTGACCGACTGGCGTCCCGACTCCGAGCTCCAGCAGAGCCAGCGCAGCATCGAGTGGACCGAGTACGGCGGGCTGGGGAAGGTCCCGCCCCGGGAGTAG
- a CDS encoding BTAD domain-containing putative transcriptional regulator encodes MLGPLRAWRDGRELPTGPAQQRAVLASLALRRGRVVPVPDLLEDIWGWDPPASAAVALRNHVFRLRAALEPDPRTPAVLVSESGGYALRLDGAALDASVCERLKAEAERARDAGEHEQAVRLLKEALALWEGTALTGVPGNFAERQRQRLTETKLALHESQLGLELRLGRHAEAMAELSSLADEYPMREGLRALHMLALYRCGRQGDALAAYGATRRFLSEEIGVEPGPDLAALHQRILRSDPGLDLSSPVTVPDDDHGGAPGRIRPAQLPPVAPDFTGRTQEAERVGRALAGAAEQTGHAATVCVVHGMGGVGKTTLAVHAGHAVRERFPDGQLYADLRGASRTPLEPEAVQRSFLIALGVSPQSIPTDAAERTALYRSQLDGRRLLLLLDNAVGAEQVQPLLPATPRCATLVTSRTPLMGLPVTSRTALEPFSEAEALALLERIAGPERLPKEPEAARGLVRACGFLPLAVRIAASRLAARPRWSISALAARLADSARRLDELQAGGLAVEAAFELGYASLNGPAARAFRLLAVPETVDLTLGPAAALLDTTQDRAEEVMEELADAGVLESFEPGHYRYHDLLKLFARHRSLKADAAHERQDALNRLASLHLRAVSRALRTVSPDSRLTKAVDPRLAVGPRFADHDAAQSWMIKEIDNVLCVAAQIADDADGPVRAADARVVGRTLVLLTYVSDHDVPWGSFTSLGHMLLDEAEMGDDLPGVVNACAILALAHAAAGRYGQARDCARRGYETAASQEPDIRHHLAHIQGVVIAADTTSAEDQAAYFAHAAELSRAAGDPCFEAQCLLGLITTHLARRQPAQAVPHCHQMLALGRTTGSAFGSALAHRHLGQALHDLGRPGEAVEQYTRALVLCDAHYMPVQRARSLLGLARAEHDDGRLAEARSHAVEALPLLAGADQRAAAQLIRSITEAEAGT; translated from the coding sequence GTGCTGGGGCCCCTTCGGGCCTGGCGCGACGGCCGTGAGCTGCCAACGGGCCCGGCGCAGCAGCGAGCCGTACTGGCTTCTCTGGCGCTGCGCCGCGGCCGGGTCGTCCCGGTGCCGGACCTCCTGGAGGACATCTGGGGATGGGATCCGCCCGCCAGTGCCGCCGTGGCGCTGCGCAACCACGTTTTCCGGCTCCGGGCCGCGCTGGAGCCCGATCCCCGCACCCCGGCCGTCCTGGTCTCGGAATCGGGCGGCTACGCGCTGCGGCTGGACGGGGCGGCCCTGGACGCGAGCGTGTGCGAACGGCTCAAGGCGGAGGCCGAGCGGGCCCGGGACGCAGGGGAGCACGAGCAGGCCGTCCGGCTGCTCAAAGAGGCCCTGGCCCTGTGGGAGGGCACCGCGCTCACCGGTGTGCCCGGGAACTTCGCCGAGCGGCAGCGCCAGCGGCTCACCGAGACCAAACTCGCCCTGCACGAGAGCCAACTGGGCCTGGAGCTGCGGCTGGGGCGGCACGCCGAAGCGATGGCCGAGCTGTCGTCCCTGGCGGACGAGTACCCGATGCGCGAAGGGCTGCGCGCACTGCACATGCTCGCCCTCTACCGCTGCGGACGACAGGGTGACGCCCTGGCCGCGTACGGCGCGACCCGCCGTTTCCTGTCCGAGGAGATCGGTGTCGAGCCGGGCCCCGACCTCGCCGCCCTGCACCAGCGCATCCTGCGGTCCGACCCGGGCCTTGACCTGTCGTCCCCCGTGACCGTTCCGGACGACGACCACGGGGGCGCGCCGGGCCGGATCCGGCCCGCCCAGCTCCCGCCGGTCGCCCCCGACTTCACCGGCCGTACGCAAGAGGCCGAGCGCGTCGGCCGCGCGCTCGCCGGAGCCGCCGAGCAGACCGGCCACGCCGCCACCGTGTGCGTCGTCCACGGCATGGGGGGCGTCGGCAAGACGACCCTGGCCGTCCACGCGGGCCACGCCGTACGGGAACGCTTCCCCGACGGCCAGCTCTACGCCGACCTGCGCGGAGCCAGCCGTACGCCCCTTGAGCCGGAAGCCGTCCAGCGGTCGTTCCTGATCGCCCTGGGGGTCTCGCCGCAGAGCATCCCGACGGATGCCGCCGAGCGCACCGCCCTCTACCGGTCCCAGCTGGACGGGCGGCGCCTCCTGCTGCTGCTCGACAACGCTGTCGGCGCGGAGCAGGTCCAGCCGCTGCTGCCGGCGACACCCAGGTGCGCCACCCTGGTCACCAGCCGCACCCCGCTGATGGGGCTCCCCGTCACCAGCCGCACCGCGCTGGAGCCCTTCAGCGAAGCGGAGGCGCTCGCACTGCTGGAACGGATCGCGGGCCCGGAGCGGCTGCCCAAGGAGCCGGAGGCGGCGCGCGGGCTGGTGCGCGCCTGCGGTTTCCTGCCGCTCGCCGTACGCATCGCCGCGTCGCGGCTCGCCGCCAGACCGCGGTGGAGCATCTCCGCGCTGGCGGCGCGGCTGGCGGACTCCGCGCGGCGCCTCGACGAACTCCAGGCGGGCGGCCTCGCCGTCGAAGCGGCCTTCGAGCTCGGGTACGCGTCCCTGAACGGCCCCGCGGCCCGCGCCTTCCGGCTCCTGGCCGTTCCCGAGACGGTGGACCTCACGCTCGGGCCCGCGGCAGCGCTCCTGGACACTACGCAGGACAGGGCCGAGGAGGTCATGGAGGAACTGGCCGACGCCGGTGTGCTGGAGTCGTTCGAGCCGGGCCACTACCGCTACCACGACCTGCTCAAGCTCTTCGCCCGCCATCGCTCGCTCAAGGCCGACGCGGCGCACGAACGACAGGACGCCCTCAACCGGCTGGCCAGTCTCCACCTGCGCGCCGTGAGCCGTGCCCTGCGCACCGTCAGCCCGGACAGCCGGCTGACCAAGGCCGTGGATCCGCGGCTCGCGGTCGGGCCGCGCTTCGCCGACCACGACGCGGCGCAGAGCTGGATGATCAAAGAGATCGACAACGTCCTGTGCGTCGCCGCACAGATCGCGGACGACGCCGACGGACCCGTGCGCGCCGCCGACGCGCGCGTCGTCGGACGTACGCTGGTCCTGCTCACCTACGTCAGCGACCACGACGTGCCCTGGGGCTCCTTCACCTCGCTCGGCCACATGCTGCTCGACGAGGCGGAGATGGGCGACGACCTCCCCGGCGTCGTCAACGCGTGCGCGATCCTGGCCCTCGCCCACGCGGCGGCCGGACGGTACGGACAAGCCCGGGACTGTGCCCGGCGGGGCTACGAGACCGCCGCCTCCCAGGAACCCGACATCCGCCACCACCTCGCCCACATCCAGGGCGTGGTCATCGCCGCGGACACCACGTCCGCCGAGGACCAGGCGGCGTACTTCGCCCACGCCGCCGAACTCAGCCGGGCCGCGGGTGACCCGTGCTTCGAGGCCCAGTGCCTCCTGGGGCTGATCACGACCCATCTGGCGCGCAGACAGCCCGCGCAGGCGGTGCCCCACTGCCACCAGATGCTCGCGCTCGGCCGGACGACCGGCAGCGCCTTCGGCAGCGCGCTCGCACATCGCCACCTCGGACAGGCCCTCCACGACCTCGGCCGTCCGGG
- a CDS encoding FAD-binding protein, with protein MFRPVRRGRPMETHQHRTDALVVGSGYAGSIAALRLAEAGVATIVLERGRRWQVAADGDTFATQHRPDGRCARSAERCCPAGRPPATGAPRPPSGPSSGPSTTVPGPRTHRRAPWLTAAYQPRRRAGGIFAISPQL; from the coding sequence ATGTTCCGACCCGTTCGGAGAGGCCGCCCCATGGAAACCCATCAGCACCGCACCGACGCCCTGGTCGTCGGCAGCGGTTACGCCGGATCGATCGCGGCCCTGCGCCTGGCCGAGGCCGGGGTCGCCACGATCGTGCTGGAGCGCGGTCGCCGCTGGCAGGTAGCCGCCGACGGCGACACGTTCGCCACCCAGCACCGGCCCGACGGTCGATGTGCTCGGAGCGCGGAACGGTGTTGTCCCGCCGGACGACCGCCCGCGACCGGGGCTCCCAGGCCGCCTTCCGGGCCGTCTTCCGGGCCGTCGACGACCGTGCCGGGACCGCGCACGCACCGGCGTGCGCCCTGGTTGACAGCCGCTTACCAGCCTCGTCGACGGGCTGGGGGAATCTTTGCGATATCGCCTCAACTCTGA
- a CDS encoding DUF397 domain-containing protein encodes MQNYTNGMSAALIPGTWVKSRRSEANGTCVEAVGLPHGGVALRNSTDPGGPALIFTRAEMESFLDGAKNGEFDALADAN; translated from the coding sequence ATGCAGAACTACACCAACGGCATGTCCGCCGCCCTCATCCCCGGCACCTGGGTCAAGAGCCGCAGGAGTGAGGCCAACGGCACGTGCGTCGAGGCCGTCGGGCTGCCCCACGGGGGTGTGGCCCTGCGCAACTCGACCGACCCCGGCGGGCCCGCGTTGATCTTCACCCGCGCCGAGATGGAATCGTTCCTCGACGGCGCGAAGAATGGCGAGTTCGACGCCCTCGCGGATGCCAACTGA
- a CDS encoding RICIN domain-containing protein → MGRTGRPQGTPKGATRAADALAGFLGDLTAELTVRELAQRYGGGKTMWSDYRSGARIIPLGRLNSVVRDRVRDGRGRQTLLQRAHRLHEAALVAEAEAGPGVKLDEALRRAEADLAEAEGLVRSLLALVSTLLGSTDASRAADASEPGTASGTADQAPGPAAAPDGAPDPEAADGLVDRALRQLEAVRSLHGGARKVLGRARAESRAALPAGSAGSAAAGTELVLALARTADGLAHLGDEVERLWLEHREDAELPLQGVVLERTDRPSTARVIAQTPLPPLPYALTQPSPVLPGAAGQIVIAAPPGRPVRSSLVLTAVLAVCTVLAIAVSAVTAVVVVQRQGPATPPPAPLAQGGRPHLVQYQPPSPRASLTPTPAAAPPTGPSSPPATPPSGPPPTAAPTPARGGGFVAPPLPATTPKPTPSDGKPAPTGGPDVPDAPNGLFRLSNAGSHLCLSVPAGSQTPADGMIQAGCGAGPEQQWHLTREAAGPPAVYSIRNRFSGLCLSVQGARVDNDVAVTHYLCGDRQGLFPDQFWTLRYRSAYRAWQLVNVNSGKCAGARAGARENEPVLQQDCRDDPWLMWQS, encoded by the coding sequence ATGGGCAGAACAGGCCGACCACAGGGCACACCGAAGGGCGCGACGCGAGCAGCGGACGCCCTGGCCGGATTCCTGGGGGACCTCACCGCCGAACTGACGGTCCGTGAGCTCGCCCAGCGCTACGGCGGCGGCAAGACGATGTGGAGCGACTACCGCAGCGGCGCCCGGATCATCCCGCTCGGCAGACTCAACTCCGTCGTGCGCGACCGGGTGCGCGACGGCCGCGGACGCCAGACGCTGCTCCAGCGGGCCCACCGGCTGCACGAGGCGGCGCTCGTCGCCGAGGCGGAGGCGGGACCGGGCGTGAAGCTCGACGAGGCGCTGCGGCGCGCCGAAGCCGATCTCGCCGAGGCGGAAGGGCTCGTACGCAGCCTCCTCGCCCTGGTGAGCACCCTGCTCGGGAGCACGGACGCCTCCCGGGCGGCGGACGCCTCGGAGCCGGGTACGGCGTCCGGCACTGCCGATCAGGCCCCCGGGCCCGCCGCCGCGCCGGACGGCGCACCCGACCCCGAGGCGGCGGACGGCCTCGTGGACCGGGCCCTGCGACAGCTGGAAGCCGTGCGCTCGCTCCACGGCGGGGCCCGGAAGGTCCTCGGGCGCGCTCGGGCGGAGAGCCGGGCCGCCCTGCCCGCCGGATCCGCCGGGTCCGCGGCGGCGGGCACCGAACTGGTGCTGGCGCTGGCGCGGACCGCCGACGGACTGGCCCACCTCGGGGACGAGGTGGAGCGCCTGTGGCTGGAGCACCGGGAGGACGCGGAACTGCCGCTGCAGGGCGTCGTCCTGGAGCGGACCGACCGTCCGTCCACGGCCCGCGTGATCGCGCAGACGCCCTTGCCGCCCCTGCCGTACGCCCTCACGCAGCCGTCACCGGTGCTGCCGGGTGCGGCCGGGCAGATCGTCATCGCCGCCCCGCCCGGCAGGCCGGTCCGCTCGTCGCTGGTGCTGACGGCCGTCCTCGCCGTGTGCACGGTCCTGGCGATCGCGGTGTCCGCCGTGACGGCCGTCGTCGTCGTGCAGCGGCAGGGGCCCGCCACACCCCCGCCCGCACCCCTCGCGCAAGGGGGCCGACCGCACCTCGTGCAGTACCAGCCGCCCTCCCCCCGCGCGAGCCTGACACCGACCCCGGCCGCCGCACCGCCCACCGGCCCGTCCTCGCCGCCCGCGACACCGCCGAGCGGGCCGCCGCCGACAGCCGCGCCGACGCCCGCCCGCGGAGGCGGCTTCGTCGCGCCGCCCCTCCCGGCGACCACGCCGAAGCCCACCCCCTCGGACGGGAAACCGGCCCCCACCGGTGGGCCCGACGTCCCGGACGCGCCCAACGGTCTGTTCCGGCTGTCGAACGCCGGAAGCCATCTGTGCCTGTCCGTCCCGGCGGGCAGCCAGACCCCGGCGGACGGCATGATCCAGGCCGGTTGCGGTGCCGGCCCCGAGCAGCAGTGGCACCTCACCCGGGAGGCGGCCGGTCCGCCCGCCGTCTACTCGATCCGCAACCGGTTCAGCGGCCTGTGCCTGTCCGTGCAGGGAGCCAGGGTCGACAACGACGTCGCCGTCACCCACTACCTGTGCGGGGACCGGCAGGGGCTGTTCCCCGACCAGTTCTGGACCCTGCGCTACCGCAGCGCGTACCGGGCCTGGCAGCTGGTCAACGTCAACAGCGGCAAGTGTGCCGGGGCCCGCGCGGGCGCGCGGGAGAACGAGCCGGTGCTCCAGCAGGACTGCCGGGACGACCCCTGGCTGATGTGGCAGTCCTGA
- a CDS encoding IS701 family transposase — protein sequence MGFVVVELGGETARLGAKGRRSTRNMAALFGGSATEQSLHHFVSDSTWDWVPVRRSLARHITRLHPPLAYVVRPMVIPKTGENSVGVDRQFVSELGQLVNAQQAVGVWSANERISVPLNWRLHLSPSWLNDRVRRRQASIPDDLGDRTLGDWAVEAAVETASHWGLPQRPVVLDARHMDLASTIAAFRAAGVPFLARMNGAVQLTVTDPALQGRTPEVQQAGQIMTAARDRMRPAPLPGRDLVGERPMRLTTKLRVRPSPAVRQLAGPGELALLGVAENRRQGEVELWLTDLTETRLPTLMRLSRLVRRADHDFRETTDRLGIRDFTGRSYAGWHRHVTLASAAHAVSVLEAEEREPRGKGRRHRS from the coding sequence ATGGGCTTCGTAGTAGTCGAGTTGGGCGGCGAGACCGCACGGCTCGGAGCGAAGGGGCGCCGGTCGACCCGCAACATGGCGGCCCTCTTCGGCGGTTCGGCCACCGAGCAGAGCCTGCACCACTTCGTCAGCGACTCGACCTGGGACTGGGTTCCGGTGCGCCGCTCGCTGGCCCGGCACATCACCCGGCTGCATCCGCCCCTGGCGTACGTGGTGCGGCCGATGGTCATCCCGAAGACCGGGGAGAACTCGGTCGGGGTGGACCGGCAGTTCGTCTCCGAGCTGGGCCAGCTCGTCAACGCCCAGCAGGCGGTGGGGGTGTGGTCCGCCAACGAGCGCATCAGCGTGCCCCTGAACTGGCGGCTGCACCTGTCGCCCTCCTGGCTCAACGACCGCGTGCGCCGCCGCCAGGCGTCCATCCCCGACGACCTCGGCGACCGCACCCTGGGCGACTGGGCGGTGGAGGCGGCGGTGGAGACGGCGAGCCACTGGGGGCTGCCGCAGCGGCCGGTCGTCCTGGACGCCCGGCACATGGACCTGGCCTCCACCATCGCCGCGTTCCGGGCCGCGGGCGTGCCGTTCCTCGCCCGGATGAACGGCGCGGTCCAGCTCACCGTGACCGACCCCGCGCTCCAGGGACGCACGCCCGAGGTCCAGCAGGCCGGCCAGATCATGACCGCCGCCCGGGACCGGATGCGCCCGGCCCCGCTGCCGGGGCGCGATCTCGTGGGCGAGCGGCCGATGCGCCTCACCACCAAGCTCCGCGTCCGCCCCTCGCCCGCCGTGCGGCAGTTGGCGGGGCCGGGAGAGCTGGCCCTGCTGGGAGTGGCGGAGAACCGCCGCCAGGGCGAGGTGGAGCTGTGGCTCACGGACCTGACGGAGACCCGGCTGCCCACCCTGATGCGGCTGAGCCGACTGGTGCGGCGCGCCGACCACGACTTCCGCGAGACCACCGACCGCCTCGGAATCCGGGACTTCACCGGTCGCTCGTACGCGGGCTGGCACCGCCATGTGACGCTGGCCTCGGCGGCCCACGCGGTGTCCGTACTGGAGGCGGAGGAGCGCGAGCCCCGGGGGAAGGGGCGGCGGCACAGGAGCTGA
- a CDS encoding ammonium transporter — translation MNAADTAFVLISAALVMLMTPGLALFYGGMVRAKSALNMLMMSFISLGIVSVLWVLYGYSLAFGDDLGGGLVGNFDHVGLKGITADTLTGGKEGIPVFAFALFQLAFAIITPALMSGALADRVKFSAWALFIALWVSLVYFPIAHWVWAVDGWLFKLKVIDFAGGTAVHISSGVGALAAVLVVGKRIGFRQETMRPHSLPLTMLGAGLLWFGWFGFNAGSALSANGVAASMALNTQVAAGAGMLGWLAFERIRRGAFTTVGAASGAVAGLVGITPAGANVNVFGALAIGVAAGVLCSWAVGLKHKLGIDDSLDVVGVHLVGGLVGTLLVGVLAIDGVGGTAQLGRQAVGAFSVMVFSFVMSWAIATFVDVTIGFRAVERDETRGVDQAFHAESAYDFKVLDGSPAGLGAALASGAADGRTPDPKPVG, via the coding sequence GTGAACGCCGCAGATACCGCGTTCGTCCTGATCAGTGCCGCGCTCGTCATGTTGATGACGCCCGGTCTGGCTTTGTTCTACGGCGGTATGGTCCGGGCGAAGAGCGCCCTCAACATGCTCATGATGTCGTTCATCTCGCTGGGTATCGTCAGTGTGCTGTGGGTGCTGTACGGGTACTCGCTGGCCTTCGGGGACGACCTGGGGGGCGGGCTGGTCGGCAATTTCGACCACGTCGGTCTCAAGGGCATCACGGCCGACACCCTCACCGGTGGCAAGGAGGGTATTCCGGTCTTCGCGTTCGCGCTGTTCCAGCTGGCGTTCGCGATCATCACCCCCGCCCTGATGAGCGGGGCCCTGGCCGACCGCGTGAAGTTCAGTGCCTGGGCGCTGTTCATCGCGCTGTGGGTGTCGCTGGTCTACTTCCCGATCGCCCACTGGGTGTGGGCGGTGGACGGCTGGCTGTTCAAACTCAAGGTCATCGACTTCGCCGGCGGTACGGCCGTCCACATCAGCTCCGGTGTGGGCGCGCTCGCCGCGGTGCTCGTGGTGGGCAAGCGCATCGGCTTCCGGCAGGAGACGATGCGTCCGCACAGCCTGCCGCTGACGATGCTCGGCGCCGGGCTGCTGTGGTTCGGCTGGTTCGGCTTCAACGCCGGCTCCGCGCTCTCCGCGAACGGCGTGGCCGCGAGCATGGCTCTGAACACCCAGGTCGCGGCGGGTGCGGGCATGCTCGGCTGGCTGGCCTTCGAGCGCATACGGCGTGGTGCGTTCACCACGGTCGGCGCCGCTTCCGGAGCGGTGGCGGGACTGGTGGGCATCACGCCCGCCGGTGCCAACGTGAACGTCTTCGGCGCACTGGCCATCGGTGTGGCCGCCGGTGTGCTCTGCTCCTGGGCCGTGGGCCTGAAGCACAAGCTGGGCATCGACGACTCGCTGGACGTCGTCGGCGTCCACCTCGTGGGCGGCCTGGTCGGCACCCTGCTCGTCGGAGTGCTCGCCATCGACGGCGTCGGCGGCACGGCGCAGCTCGGCAGGCAGGCCGTCGGGGCGTTCTCCGTCATGGTGTTCTCGTTCGTCATGTCCTGGGCGATCGCGACCTTCGTGGACGTGACGATCGGGTTCCGGGCGGTCGAGCGGGACGAGACCCGCGGTGTCGACCAGGCGTTCCACGCCGAGAGCGCCTATGACTTCAAGGTCCTGGACGGCTCCCCGGCCGGACTCGGGGCGGCTCTCGCGTCCGGCGCGGCCGACGGCCGGACGCCGGACCCCAAGCCGGTCGGCTGA
- a CDS encoding phosphotransferase, which produces MDHFGGADSVPVREALALLRDGLPPEPERPSLLWGDARLGNLMFSGVAPVALLDWEMAFLGPGEADLGWDLYLDRHLSEGVGAPRLPGLPGRAETIRRYEELAGRPVAAHMDWYEVFAGFRFALIASRVGRLLVEHGLVAAEADVPLARNAANLLARTLRPLG; this is translated from the coding sequence GTGGACCACTTCGGCGGCGCGGACAGCGTCCCCGTCCGCGAGGCGCTGGCGCTGCTGCGCGACGGGCTGCCGCCCGAGCCGGAGCGGCCCAGCCTGCTGTGGGGCGACGCCCGCCTGGGCAACCTGATGTTCTCCGGGGTGGCCCCCGTGGCCCTACTGGACTGGGAGATGGCCTTCCTCGGCCCGGGCGAGGCCGACCTCGGCTGGGACCTCTACCTCGACCGCCACCTCAGCGAGGGCGTCGGCGCACCCCGGCTGCCGGGGCTGCCCGGCCGCGCGGAGACGATCCGCCGCTACGAGGAGCTGGCCGGGCGGCCCGTCGCCGCGCACATGGACTGGTACGAGGTGTTCGCGGGCTTCCGGTTCGCCCTGATCGCCTCCCGGGTGGGCCGGCTCCTGGTCGAGCACGGTCTGGTGGCCGCCGAGGCGGACGTGCCGCTCGCCCGCAACGCCGCCAACCTGCTCGCCCGCACCCTGCGCCCGCTGGGCTGA
- a CDS encoding DUF4232 domain-containing protein — protein MRVHQLSFAALAIAAGLSLTACQSDDDGKARSDPSAASSASTGGAGTGGADQGGGASAGQGTGGKSSGGQGATGANGSGGSGSASELGKCRTADLQITAKDRTITGDDGTVVVSLRNRSGHSCAISGYAGVDLKTSAGSLSAKRTGAKSPSVVLKNGESIDFGISYPRNDSGGSGIRVTGLLVTPPNETHTATLHWPGAPSLPITENGGTPVKVGPIGSAGQGG, from the coding sequence ATGCGCGTCCACCAGCTCTCCTTCGCCGCCCTGGCGATCGCGGCGGGTCTCTCGCTCACGGCCTGCCAGAGCGACGACGACGGCAAGGCGCGGAGCGACCCGTCGGCCGCGTCCTCCGCCTCCACGGGCGGCGCGGGTACGGGCGGCGCGGACCAGGGCGGCGGCGCGTCGGCCGGGCAGGGTACGGGCGGGAAGAGCTCGGGCGGGCAGGGCGCGACCGGCGCCAATGGATCGGGCGGCAGCGGCTCGGCGTCCGAACTGGGCAAGTGCCGCACCGCCGACCTGCAGATCACGGCGAAGGACAGGACCATCACCGGCGACGACGGCACGGTCGTGGTGTCGCTCAGGAACCGGAGCGGCCACAGCTGCGCGATCTCCGGCTACGCGGGCGTCGACCTGAAGACCAGCGCGGGCTCGCTGTCGGCGAAGCGCACCGGCGCCAAGTCCCCCTCGGTGGTGCTCAAGAACGGCGAGTCGATCGACTTCGGCATCAGCTACCCGAGGAACGACTCGGGCGGCTCCGGCATCCGCGTCACGGGCCTGCTGGTGACCCCGCCGAACGAGACGCACACGGCCACCCTCCACTGGCCGGGCGCCCCTTCCCTGCCGATCACGGAAAACGGCGGCACCCCGGTGAAGGTGGGGCCGATCGGGAGTGCGGGCCAGGGCGGCTGA